A single window of Hymenobacter sp. APR13 DNA harbors:
- a CDS encoding replication initiation protein, producing the protein MQPALPVPPQYPRAYQANALVRAPLKLTHIEARIFALALGCIHQDQTELPGIAIPLSRVMTQKKGGSVYETIRDACRSLMSKVVSIETQTGNKKRFTAYSIISYIDLNEGTGFLTGNFAPEIKPFLLQLAEQYTHVEIESLLTLKSAHAHRLFWLLKSWDDVGLWEVEFDVLRKQVLGDDNDVTYTLFYDFKRYVLEPALRELHSLGWSVVYEPIKEGKKVQAIRFTIPQALAKLGDDGMVVPAKPTSVARSKAPQEQMSLMLDAELPTLQQRIVTRLQKLKLTAPQIQHVLGFIGDDETLMAKLMKATHPLLRDFEAGNKVFDNLGGATVNLLKSEFTGLYASLK; encoded by the coding sequence ATGCAGCCTGCCCTACCCGTTCCGCCCCAGTACCCGCGCGCCTACCAGGCCAACGCTTTGGTGCGGGCCCCGCTCAAGCTCACGCACATCGAGGCCCGCATCTTTGCGCTGGCCCTGGGCTGCATTCACCAGGACCAGACCGAGCTGCCCGGCATCGCTATTCCGCTGAGCCGGGTGATGACCCAGAAAAAGGGCGGCAGCGTGTACGAAACCATCCGCGACGCCTGCCGCAGCCTGATGTCCAAGGTGGTCAGCATTGAGACGCAGACTGGCAACAAGAAGCGGTTTACGGCCTACTCCATCATCAGCTACATCGACCTGAACGAGGGCACGGGCTTTCTGACCGGCAACTTCGCCCCCGAAATCAAGCCCTTCCTGCTGCAGCTGGCTGAGCAGTACACGCACGTGGAAATCGAGAGCCTGCTGACGCTCAAGTCGGCCCACGCGCACCGCCTGTTCTGGCTGCTCAAGTCCTGGGACGACGTGGGGCTATGGGAGGTGGAGTTCGATGTGCTGCGCAAGCAGGTGCTCGGCGACGACAACGACGTCACCTACACGCTCTTCTACGACTTCAAGCGCTACGTACTCGAGCCGGCCCTGCGCGAGCTGCACTCGCTGGGCTGGAGCGTGGTGTACGAGCCCATCAAAGAGGGCAAGAAGGTGCAGGCTATCCGCTTCACGATTCCGCAGGCGCTGGCCAAACTCGGTGACGACGGGATGGTGGTGCCGGCCAAACCCACCTCTGTAGCGCGTTCTAAGGCCCCTCAGGAGCAGATGAGCCTCATGCTGGATGCGGAGCTGCCTACGCTGCAGCAGCGCATCGTCACGCGCCTGCAAAAGCTTAAGCTCACGGCCCCGCAGATCCAGCACGTGCTGGGCTTCATCGGCGACGACGAAACGCTGATGGCAAAGCTCATGAAAGCCACCCACCCGTTGCTGCGCGACTTCGAGGCCGGCAACAAGGTGTTCGACAACCTGGGGGGCGCCACCGTGAACCTGCTCAAATCAGAGTTTACGGGCCTCTACGCCAGCCTGAAGTAG
- a CDS encoding universal stress protein, translated as MPTLLVPIDFTPASENALRYANKLALRLGADIVLVQATTEVHLHPERQANALQRLMALAERLRYQQLTRQNGRRISYHYHLCSEPLPEGLQVLVNGYQADLVVAGLTLSDCAAARAAHQPLAQLPELVSCPVLLVPPGHHELAGRVVFGADFDRLDATQWLPRVAALTRAAGAHFDLVQFYAPDRRDWPAAQRALQLAASLLPDATPHLLPEEDLLEDFSEFGEQRQAQLLVLGTTDGCLTRRYFSPHYRLTAAYHQRVPVLLLPLSRQPSAARCAQCGLLQAAAEPIMLSF; from the coding sequence ATGCCTACGCTACTGGTTCCCATCGATTTCACGCCCGCCTCCGAAAACGCCCTGCGCTACGCCAACAAGCTGGCCCTGCGCCTGGGGGCCGACATTGTGCTGGTGCAGGCCACCACCGAAGTCCACTTGCACCCCGAGCGCCAGGCAAACGCCCTGCAGCGCCTCATGGCCCTGGCCGAGCGCCTGCGCTACCAGCAGCTCACCCGCCAGAACGGCCGCCGCATCAGCTACCACTACCACCTCTGCTCCGAGCCGCTGCCCGAGGGCCTGCAGGTGCTGGTGAACGGCTACCAGGCCGACCTGGTGGTGGCCGGCCTCACCCTCAGCGACTGCGCCGCCGCCAGGGCCGCCCACCAGCCCCTGGCCCAGCTGCCCGAGCTGGTGAGCTGCCCGGTGCTGCTCGTGCCGCCCGGCCATCACGAGCTGGCCGGCCGGGTGGTCTTCGGGGCTGACTTCGACCGCCTCGACGCCACCCAGTGGCTGCCCCGCGTGGCTGCCCTCACCCGGGCCGCCGGCGCGCACTTCGATCTGGTGCAGTTCTACGCCCCCGACCGTCGCGACTGGCCCGCCGCCCAGCGGGCCCTGCAACTGGCCGCCAGCCTGCTGCCCGACGCCACGCCCCACCTGCTGCCGGAAGAAGACCTGCTGGAAGACTTCAGCGAGTTTGGTGAGCAGCGGCAGGCCCAGCTGCTGGTGCTGGGCACCACCGACGGCTGCCTGACCCGCCGCTACTTCAGCCCCCACTACCGCCTCACTGCCGCCTACCATCAGCGCGTGCCGGTGCTGCTGCTGCCGCTGAGCCGGCAGCCCTCGGCCGCCCGCTGCGCCCAATGCGGCCTGCTGCAGGCCGCCGCCGAACCCATCATGCTCTCTTTTTAA
- a CDS encoding sulfite exporter TauE/SafE family protein gives MLWAGFLFGLLGSFHCVGMCGAIALALPGAGGPRGRYVAGRLLYHLGRLSTYALLGAAVGALGQGLQLAGWQQGLSLLSGGLLLLLVAVPEQWQARAAAALGLAAVLSAVKRRLAYYYQQPALGALFATGVLNGLLPCGLVYLALAGALSVPGAAAGAAYMALFGLGTLPLMLALSLSGQLVPWPWRGRLRRAVPVLALGMAGLFILRGLGLGIPYLSPRLSPVLTARRPPRAGQPTSVHYCGGQVKQP, from the coding sequence ATGCTCTGGGCCGGTTTCTTGTTTGGATTGCTGGGCAGCTTTCACTGCGTGGGCATGTGCGGGGCCATTGCCCTGGCGCTGCCGGGCGCGGGCGGGCCGCGGGGCCGCTACGTGGCCGGGCGGCTGCTCTACCACCTGGGCCGCCTGAGCACCTACGCCCTGCTGGGCGCGGCCGTGGGGGCGCTGGGCCAGGGCCTGCAGCTGGCAGGCTGGCAGCAAGGCCTCTCGCTGCTGTCGGGGGGGCTGCTGCTGCTGCTGGTGGCCGTGCCCGAGCAGTGGCAGGCACGGGCGGCGGCCGCCCTGGGCCTGGCCGCCGTGCTGAGCGCAGTGAAGCGCCGGCTCGCCTACTACTACCAGCAGCCGGCGCTGGGGGCGCTTTTTGCCACCGGGGTGCTGAACGGGCTGCTGCCCTGCGGCCTGGTGTACCTGGCCCTGGCCGGCGCCCTGAGCGTGCCGGGCGCGGCGGCCGGCGCGGCCTACATGGCCCTGTTCGGGCTTGGTACGCTGCCGCTCATGCTGGCTTTGTCGCTGAGCGGGCAGCTGGTGCCCTGGCCGTGGCGGGGCCGCCTGCGCCGGGCCGTGCCGGTGCTGGCGCTGGGCATGGCGGGGCTGTTTATTCTGCGCGGGCTGGGGCTGGGCATCCCGTACCTGAGCCCCCGGCTGAGCCCGGTGCTGACAGCCCGGCGGCCGCCCCGCGCCGGCCAGCCGACTTCGGTGCACTACTGCGGCGGCCAGGTGAAGCAGCCCTGA
- a CDS encoding FixH family protein, with amino-acid sequence MAPPTSPRRNLWPHAIVATFVLFAAYIGTMVQQALRTSVDLVSPDYYQQELRFQQRLDAVARTAALPAPVRIHFEAAARRLQLTLPPALAGQPVQGTLQFFRPSDQRLDLRLPFAPAGQPPQQTLSTRALRPGLWRLRLDFTAAGQAYFLEKELTVE; translated from the coding sequence ATGGCACCTCCCACCTCCCCCCGGCGCAACCTCTGGCCCCACGCCATCGTGGCCACGTTCGTGCTGTTTGCCGCCTACATCGGCACCATGGTGCAGCAGGCCCTGCGCACCAGCGTGGACCTGGTAAGCCCCGACTACTACCAGCAGGAGCTGCGCTTCCAGCAGCGCCTGGACGCCGTGGCCCGCACGGCCGCCCTGCCCGCCCCGGTCCGGATTCACTTCGAGGCCGCCGCCCGCCGCCTGCAGCTCACGCTGCCCCCGGCCCTGGCCGGCCAGCCGGTGCAGGGCACCCTGCAGTTCTTCCGCCCTTCCGACCAGCGCCTGGACTTGCGCCTGCCCTTTGCGCCCGCCGGCCAGCCCCCGCAGCAAACCCTGAGCACCCGCGCCCTGCGCCCCGGCCTCTGGCGCCTGCGCCTCGACTTCACCGCCGCCGGCCAGGCCTACTTCCTGGAAAAAGAGCTGACGGTAGAGTAG
- the ccoG gene encoding cytochrome c oxidase accessory protein CcoG: MSATLYEPDEDFRTHLPTIDAAGKRVWLYPKKPAGRLYRARKWLSYGLLALLFAGPWLRIHELPVLMLNLPARKFIIFGQIFWPQDFFILLVGALAFVLFIILFTIVYGRVFCGWVCPQTIFLEMVFRRIEYWLEGDAPQQRALDRRALDWDKLWRKTTKHALFGLVSFLIANTFLAYIIGTGELVKLVTDPPTAHLGGLAAMALFTGVFYAVFAQFREQVCTIACPYGRLQGVLLDQRSLVVAYDYLRGEPREKLRKNQARTAGDCIDCQQCVQVCPTGIDIRNGATQLECTNCTACIDACNSIMALIDKPPGLIRHASVADIAQGTPFRLTGRMKALSGALVLVLAGLTLLLVARTNVEARVLRTPGQLYQKTSHGSITNLYNISVINKTNHAFPLTLRVLEPAGGTVSLVGTDGLQLPAQGIVEGVFFAELPRTALHQTNQPLRIGVFSGGRLITEARTKFLGPVQ, from the coding sequence ATGTCCGCCACCCTGTACGAGCCCGACGAAGATTTCCGCACCCATCTCCCGACGATTGATGCGGCCGGCAAGCGCGTGTGGCTGTACCCGAAAAAGCCCGCGGGCCGGCTCTACCGGGCCCGCAAGTGGCTGAGCTACGGGCTGCTGGCCCTGCTCTTTGCCGGCCCCTGGCTGCGCATCCACGAGCTACCGGTGCTGATGCTCAACCTGCCGGCGCGGAAGTTTATCATCTTCGGGCAGATTTTCTGGCCCCAGGACTTCTTCATTCTGCTGGTGGGGGCGCTGGCCTTCGTGCTGTTCATCATCCTGTTCACCATCGTCTACGGGCGGGTGTTCTGCGGCTGGGTGTGCCCCCAGACCATCTTCCTGGAGATGGTGTTCCGCCGCATCGAGTACTGGCTGGAAGGCGACGCGCCCCAGCAGCGGGCCCTCGACCGGCGCGCCCTGGACTGGGACAAGCTCTGGCGCAAAACCACCAAGCACGCGCTGTTCGGGCTGGTCTCGTTTCTGATTGCCAACACCTTCCTGGCTTACATCATCGGCACCGGGGAGCTGGTGAAGCTTGTGACCGACCCGCCCACGGCCCACCTGGGGGGGCTGGCGGCCATGGCCCTGTTCACGGGCGTGTTCTACGCCGTGTTTGCCCAGTTCCGGGAGCAGGTGTGCACCATTGCCTGCCCCTACGGCCGCCTGCAGGGCGTGCTGCTCGACCAGCGCAGCCTAGTGGTGGCCTACGACTACCTGCGCGGCGAGCCCCGTGAGAAGCTGCGCAAAAACCAGGCGCGCACCGCCGGCGACTGCATCGACTGCCAGCAGTGCGTGCAGGTGTGCCCCACCGGCATCGATATCCGCAACGGCGCCACCCAGCTGGAATGCACCAACTGCACGGCCTGCATCGATGCCTGCAACTCCATCATGGCCCTCATCGACAAGCCGCCGGGCCTGATCCGGCACGCTTCGGTGGCCGACATTGCCCAGGGCACGCCCTTCCGCCTCACCGGGCGCATGAAGGCCCTGAGCGGGGCCCTGGTGCTGGTGCTGGCGGGGCTCACGCTGCTGCTCGTGGCGCGCACCAACGTGGAGGCCCGGGTGCTGCGCACGCCCGGCCAGCTGTACCAGAAAACCAGCCACGGCAGCATCACCAACCTCTACAACATCTCAGTCATCAACAAAACCAACCACGCCTTCCCCCTCACGCTGCGGGTGCTGGAGCCCGCCGGGGGCACGGTATCCCTGGTAGGCACCGACGGGCTGCAGCTGCCCGCCCAGGGCATTGTGGAGGGCGTATTTTTTGCCGAGCTGCCCCGCACCGCGCTGCACCAGACCAACCAGCCGCTGCGCATCGGGGTGTTCAGCGGGGGCCGGCTGATAACCGAGGCCCGCACCAAGTTTCTCGGGCCGGTGCAGTAG
- a CDS encoding cbb3-type cytochrome c oxidase N-terminal domain-containing protein, producing the protein MRTFRHLLGAAGAGLLAPVPALAAAGSAAAAGPDTRMGLFWLLLSTLGLVLLVFVLLIVALVVALRPQLRRLYALPTVHDSWSGQVLGLLVGDPRLVTGQDRDVQLDHDYDGITEYDNDLPPWWKYGFYCTILFAIGYLGYYHVAGTGQLQTAEYKTEMRQASLLLAATPDDPSQLTTYAALTAPADLAAGKALFATNCAPCHGTSAEGKVGPNLTDPYWLHGGEINHVYKTIKYGVASKGMVAWKGKLAGKQILQVASYIQSLQGSNPANAKEPQGEKEAPAVARR; encoded by the coding sequence ATGCGCACCTTCCGACACTTGCTGGGCGCGGCCGGGGCCGGGTTGCTGGCCCCCGTACCGGCCCTGGCCGCCGCGGGGTCCGCGGCGGCCGCCGGCCCCGATACGCGTATGGGGCTGTTCTGGCTGCTGCTGAGCACGCTGGGGCTGGTGCTGCTGGTGTTCGTGCTGCTGATTGTGGCCCTGGTGGTGGCGCTGCGGCCCCAACTGCGCCGGCTCTACGCCCTGCCCACGGTGCACGACTCCTGGAGCGGGCAGGTGCTGGGCCTGCTCGTGGGCGACCCCCGCCTGGTAACCGGCCAGGACCGCGACGTGCAGCTCGACCACGACTACGACGGCATCACCGAATACGACAACGACCTGCCGCCTTGGTGGAAGTACGGCTTCTACTGCACCATCCTGTTTGCCATCGGCTACCTGGGCTACTACCACGTGGCCGGAACCGGCCAGCTGCAGACGGCCGAGTACAAAACCGAGATGCGCCAGGCCTCGCTGCTGCTGGCCGCCACCCCCGACGACCCCAGCCAGCTCACCACCTATGCCGCCCTCACGGCCCCGGCCGACCTGGCGGCGGGCAAGGCGCTGTTCGCCACCAACTGCGCCCCCTGCCACGGAACCAGCGCCGAGGGCAAGGTCGGCCCCAACCTAACCGACCCGTACTGGCTGCACGGCGGCGAAATCAACCACGTCTACAAGACCATCAAGTACGGCGTGGCGAGCAAGGGCATGGTCGCCTGGAAGGGTAAGCTGGCCGGCAAGCAGATTCTGCAGGTGGCGTCCTACATCCAGTCGCTGCAGGGCTCGAACCCCGCCAACGCCAAAGAGCCCCAGGGCGAGAAGGAAGCCCCCGCCGTGGCCCGGCGGTAG
- the ccoN gene encoding cytochrome-c oxidase, cbb3-type subunit I, translating to MHATPPPSPAAAAPLVPDRVHQALETFFYDNRIVRDFGLATVFWGVAGMLVGILAAFQLALPEANLHTSFTTFGRIRPLHTNAVIFAFVGNGIFMGVYYSLQRLCKAPMFSRTLSRLHFWGWQLIILAALISLPMGYTTSKEYAELEWPIDIAITLVWVVFGWNMFGTIVRRRERHLYVGIWFYIATFLTVAVLHIVNSMEVPVSFMKSYSAYAGVQDALVQWWYGHNAVAFFLTTPYLGLMYYFLPKAAGRPVYSYRLSIIHFWSLIFIYIWAGPHHLLYTALPDWAQSLGVAFSVMLIAPSWGGMINGLLTLRGAWDKVREEPVLKFMVVAVTAYGMATFEGPMLSLKNVNAIAHFTDWIVAHVHVGALGWNGFLTFAMLYWLWPRLYRTGLYSKRLANVHFLLGTFGILLYALPMYWAGFTQGLMWKQFNAEGMLQYPNFLETVLTLVPMYYLRGIGGVLYLSGALLMTFNLFRTAKAGTLQAREKAQAPALLPEAEDPHVQPGHWHRWLERRPFQLAVGATVAILIGGLVEMIPTFLVKSNVPTIASVKPYRPLELQGRDLYIREGCQNCHTQMVRPFRSETERYGEYSKAGEYVYDRPFLWGSKRTGPDLQRVGRKYPSSWHYNHMLDPTSMSPGSIMPPYPWLFDNAIDYSSLPKKIRVLQGLGTPYPAGFDQRAVADARQQARGIVQELKNEDIEVKSDQEIVALIAYLQRLGTDIKAKTAPAAAQ from the coding sequence ATGCACGCCACTCCCCCGCCTTCCCCCGCTGCCGCCGCGCCCCTGGTGCCGGACCGGGTGCACCAGGCGCTCGAAACCTTCTTTTACGACAACCGGATTGTCCGTGACTTCGGCCTGGCCACCGTGTTCTGGGGCGTGGCGGGCATGCTGGTGGGCATTCTGGCCGCCTTCCAGCTGGCCCTGCCCGAGGCCAACCTGCACACCTCGTTTACCACTTTCGGGCGCATCCGGCCGCTGCACACCAACGCCGTGATTTTCGCCTTCGTGGGCAACGGCATCTTCATGGGCGTGTACTACTCGCTGCAGCGCCTGTGCAAGGCGCCCATGTTTTCGCGCACGCTCAGCCGGCTGCACTTCTGGGGCTGGCAGCTCATCATCCTCGCGGCCCTGATTTCGCTGCCCATGGGCTACACCACCAGCAAGGAGTACGCCGAGCTGGAGTGGCCCATCGACATTGCCATTACGCTGGTGTGGGTGGTGTTCGGCTGGAACATGTTCGGCACCATTGTGCGGCGCCGGGAGCGGCACCTGTACGTGGGCATCTGGTTCTACATTGCCACGTTTCTGACGGTGGCCGTGCTGCACATCGTCAACTCCATGGAGGTGCCGGTGAGCTTTATGAAAAGCTACTCGGCCTACGCCGGGGTGCAGGACGCGCTGGTGCAGTGGTGGTACGGGCACAACGCGGTGGCCTTCTTCCTGACCACGCCCTACCTGGGGCTGATGTACTACTTCCTGCCCAAGGCCGCCGGCCGGCCGGTGTACAGCTACCGCCTGAGCATCATTCACTTCTGGTCGCTGATTTTCATCTACATCTGGGCCGGGCCGCACCACCTGCTCTACACGGCCCTGCCCGACTGGGCCCAGAGCCTGGGCGTGGCCTTCTCCGTGATGCTGATTGCGCCCTCGTGGGGCGGCATGATCAACGGCCTGCTGACGCTGCGCGGCGCCTGGGACAAGGTGCGCGAGGAGCCGGTGCTCAAGTTCATGGTGGTGGCCGTGACGGCCTACGGCATGGCCACCTTCGAGGGCCCGATGCTGAGCCTCAAGAACGTGAATGCCATTGCCCACTTCACCGACTGGATTGTGGCCCACGTGCACGTGGGGGCCCTGGGCTGGAACGGCTTCCTGACCTTCGCCATGCTCTACTGGCTGTGGCCGCGCCTCTACCGCACCGGGCTGTACTCCAAACGCCTGGCCAACGTGCACTTCCTGCTGGGCACCTTCGGCATCCTGCTCTACGCCCTGCCCATGTACTGGGCCGGCTTTACGCAGGGCCTGATGTGGAAGCAGTTCAACGCCGAGGGCATGCTGCAGTACCCCAACTTCCTGGAGACGGTGCTCACCCTCGTGCCCATGTACTACCTGCGCGGCATCGGCGGGGTGCTCTACCTGAGCGGGGCGCTGCTGATGACCTTCAACCTCTTCCGCACGGCCAAAGCCGGCACGCTGCAGGCCCGCGAAAAAGCCCAGGCCCCGGCGCTGCTGCCCGAAGCCGAGGACCCGCACGTGCAGCCCGGCCACTGGCACCGCTGGCTGGAGCGCCGCCCCTTCCAGCTGGCCGTGGGCGCCACGGTGGCCATCCTCATCGGCGGGCTGGTGGAGATGATTCCCACCTTCCTGGTGAAAAGCAACGTGCCCACCATTGCCTCGGTGAAGCCCTACCGGCCGCTGGAGCTGCAGGGCCGCGACCTCTACATCCGCGAAGGCTGCCAGAACTGCCACACCCAGATGGTGCGCCCGTTCCGCTCGGAAACCGAGCGCTACGGCGAGTACAGCAAAGCCGGCGAATACGTGTACGACCGGCCCTTCCTGTGGGGCAGCAAGCGCACCGGCCCCGATCTGCAGCGGGTGGGCCGCAAGTACCCCAGCTCCTGGCACTACAACCACATGCTGGACCCCACCAGCATGTCGCCCGGCTCCATCATGCCGCCCTACCCGTGGCTGTTCGACAACGCCATCGACTACAGCTCGCTGCCGAAGAAAATCCGGGTGCTGCAGGGGCTGGGCACGCCCTACCCGGCCGGCTTCGACCAGCGGGCCGTGGCCGACGCCCGCCAGCAGGCCCGGGGCATTGTGCAGGAGCTGAAAAACGAGGACATCGAGGTGAAATCCGACCAGGAAATCGTGGCTTTGATTGCCTACCTGCAGCGCCTGGGCACCGACATCAAGGCAAAGACCGCCCCGGCCGCCGCGCAGTAG
- the ccoS gene encoding cbb3-type cytochrome oxidase assembly protein CcoS — protein MTIIYLLIGISLLVALTFLGAFVWAVRTGQYDDAYTPSVRMLFDDEPAALAPPRPRGEENHTGA, from the coding sequence ATGACCATTATCTACCTGCTCATCGGCATCAGCCTGCTGGTTGCCCTCACGTTTCTGGGCGCGTTCGTGTGGGCCGTGCGCACCGGGCAGTACGACGACGCCTACACGCCCTCGGTGCGCATGCTCTTCGACGACGAGCCCGCTGCCCTCGCCCCGCCCCGGCCCCGGGGTGAGGAGAATCATACCGGGGCATAA
- a CDS encoding heavy metal translocating P-type ATPase: MSAPVLERPATRLACTHCGDDCPPGPLLLEGQPFCCAGCRTVYELLAAHQLCTYYTLDERPGLKVKDVELPGRFDYLDEEGVQAQLLSFRSPGRARLTLTIPQLHCTSCIWLLEQLPRLNEGIMEARVQFLRKEITLSYRPDVTSLKAVVQLLASVGYEPQITLAELGAQPHQASRTLYYQLGLAAFAFGNVMLLALPEYFSFVEELQAGFGQFFGALSLALAGPVLLLSARPFWHSAWLGVRRRYINLDFPISLGLFSLFGVSTWQVLSGRGPGYFDSFTGLVFFMLIGKWVQQRTYDALRFDRDFTSYFPVAVTRLLPDGREQSVSVKELRAGHRIRVRHQEVVPADAVLLRGAGQIDYAFVSGESTPVARSSGELVYAGGRQLGAAIELEVVREVSQGYLTQLWNNPAFAKPEAGATLETYANRVGRYFVGVTLLLALGTLLYWGPRDQAMMWRAFTSVLVIACPCALSLASPFALGAALRVLGRHKLYLKNAAVIETLARADTIVFDKTGTLTDPSQAEVHYHGRPLSAAERALVAAAAAQSTHPLSQRLAGEAAGPATLLRACQEVPGQGLTATADTGATVRLGAAAFCGVAAAPVVPAPAATPPAGPEAPDTRVYVALHDQPAGYFSFHNVYRPAVPAVLAGLAGRYRLALLSGDSEAERPRLRALLGAEAELRFRQSPADKLAYIAAERALGHTVVMVGDGLNDAGALRAADAGLALTDTLTNFSPACDAILDAAALGQLATFLAFARAALRVVLVTFGLSFCYNGLGLALAVQGRFTPIVSAILMPISSLSVMVAATLLVRRAARRHQL, encoded by the coding sequence GTGTCTGCTCCCGTTCTTGAACGCCCGGCTACCCGCCTGGCCTGCACCCACTGCGGCGACGACTGCCCGCCCGGGCCGCTGCTGCTGGAAGGGCAGCCCTTCTGCTGCGCCGGCTGCCGCACCGTGTACGAACTGCTGGCCGCCCACCAGCTGTGCACCTACTACACTCTTGACGAGCGTCCCGGCCTCAAGGTGAAGGACGTGGAGCTGCCCGGCCGCTTCGACTACCTCGACGAGGAAGGCGTGCAAGCCCAGCTGCTGAGCTTCCGCTCGCCCGGGCGGGCCCGCCTCACGCTCACCATTCCGCAGCTGCACTGCACTTCCTGCATCTGGCTGCTTGAGCAGCTGCCCCGCCTCAATGAGGGCATCATGGAGGCGCGGGTGCAGTTTCTGCGCAAGGAAATCACGCTCAGCTACCGGCCCGACGTCACCAGCCTGAAGGCCGTGGTGCAGCTGCTGGCCTCGGTGGGGTACGAGCCGCAGATAACGCTGGCCGAGCTGGGCGCCCAGCCCCACCAGGCCAGCCGCACGCTCTACTACCAGCTGGGGCTGGCGGCCTTCGCCTTCGGCAACGTGATGCTGCTGGCCCTGCCCGAGTACTTCTCGTTCGTGGAGGAGCTGCAGGCCGGGTTCGGGCAATTTTTCGGGGCGCTGAGTTTGGCGCTGGCGGGGCCGGTGCTGCTGCTAAGCGCCCGGCCCTTCTGGCACTCGGCCTGGCTGGGCGTGCGCCGGCGCTACATCAACCTCGATTTTCCCATCTCGCTGGGGTTGTTCTCGCTGTTCGGGGTGAGCACCTGGCAGGTGCTCAGCGGCCGGGGGCCGGGCTACTTCGACTCGTTTACGGGGCTTGTCTTCTTCATGCTGATTGGCAAATGGGTGCAGCAGCGCACCTACGACGCCCTGCGCTTCGACCGCGACTTCACGTCCTACTTCCCGGTGGCCGTGACGCGCCTGCTGCCCGATGGCCGGGAGCAGTCGGTGTCGGTGAAGGAGCTGCGGGCGGGGCACCGCATCCGGGTGCGCCACCAGGAGGTGGTGCCCGCCGATGCCGTGCTGCTGCGCGGGGCGGGCCAGATTGACTACGCCTTCGTGTCGGGCGAGAGCACGCCGGTGGCCCGCAGCTCGGGCGAGCTGGTATACGCCGGCGGCCGGCAGCTGGGGGCGGCCATCGAGCTGGAAGTGGTGCGCGAAGTCAGCCAGGGCTACCTCACCCAGCTCTGGAACAACCCCGCCTTCGCCAAACCCGAGGCCGGCGCCACCCTCGAAACCTACGCCAACCGCGTGGGCCGCTACTTCGTGGGCGTGACGCTGCTGCTGGCCCTGGGCACGCTGCTCTACTGGGGCCCGCGCGACCAGGCGATGATGTGGCGGGCCTTCACCTCGGTGCTGGTCATTGCTTGCCCCTGCGCCCTGTCGCTGGCTTCGCCGTTTGCGCTGGGGGCCGCCCTGCGGGTGCTGGGCCGGCACAAGCTGTACCTGAAAAACGCGGCCGTCATTGAAACCCTGGCCCGCGCCGATACCATCGTGTTCGACAAGACCGGCACCCTCACCGACCCCAGCCAGGCCGAGGTGCACTACCACGGGCGCCCGCTCTCGGCCGCCGAAAGGGCCCTGGTGGCGGCGGCCGCGGCCCAGTCCACGCACCCGCTCAGCCAGCGCCTGGCTGGCGAGGCGGCCGGCCCCGCCACGCTGCTGCGGGCCTGCCAGGAGGTGCCCGGCCAGGGCCTGACGGCCACCGCCGATACCGGCGCCACCGTGCGCCTGGGCGCGGCCGCCTTCTGCGGAGTGGCCGCCGCCCCGGTAGTGCCCGCGCCCGCGGCGACACCGCCCGCCGGACCCGAAGCCCCGGATACGCGGGTGTACGTGGCCCTGCACGACCAGCCGGCCGGCTACTTCAGCTTTCACAACGTGTACCGGCCGGCGGTGCCGGCAGTGCTGGCCGGTCTGGCGGGCCGCTACCGCCTGGCCCTGCTCTCGGGCGACAGCGAGGCCGAGCGGCCCCGCCTGCGGGCCTTGCTGGGCGCGGAAGCCGAGCTGCGCTTCCGGCAGTCGCCGGCCGACAAGCTGGCCTACATTGCGGCCGAGCGCGCCCTGGGGCACACGGTGGTGATGGTGGGCGACGGCCTCAACGACGCCGGGGCCCTGCGCGCGGCCGATGCCGGCCTGGCCCTCACTGACACGCTCACCAACTTCTCGCCCGCCTGCGACGCCATCCTCGATGCGGCCGCGCTGGGGCAGCTGGCCACATTCCTGGCGTTTGCGCGGGCCGCCCTGCGGGTGGTGCTGGTCACGTTCGGGCTGTCGTTCTGCTACAACGGCCTGGGGCTGGCCCTGGCCGTGCAGGGCCGGTTCACGCCCATCGTCTCGGCCATTCTCATGCCCATCAGCTCGCTGAGCGTGATGGTGGCTGCCACCCTGCTCGTGCGCCGGGCGGCGCGCCGGCATCAGCTCTAA